Within candidate division KSB1 bacterium, the genomic segment TTTGATGAGGCTTTGCAGCAGTGGATCCCGGATATGGGCGGCCTCGAAGTCGCCGCCGGAATTGCGCAATATGAACGATTCGTATTCATTGAAAGGGAGATCGGGAAATAAGCGATGCTTAATGCTGGAAGGCCCATATTTATCCCGGGCAAATATGGCAAATGATTTTTGCGGGAACTCCCGGGTCCAACCGCCATGGATTTTCATTCCGGCTGCCTTACTGTAACTTTCGATACCGTCCGGTTCAAATAACTCAAGAAAAATGGGGATTTCCCTGTTACTATTATAGTTAACATAAATTCCATCGGCACTATCCCAGAGATTGGCCGGATTTGTGGTAATTGAAACGATGGCCATATCGGTTTGTTTATTGATTACATAGGTATGGGTTCTCGTCACTTCAGAAAGCACACCTGATGACATGATTCTTGCACGAACCACACTTGTCTCACTAATTTCCAGAGGAGTTGAATAAACAGAGGAGATTGCAGACGGTTTGGTACCATCGAGAGTATAGTAAACGATTGCACCTGGGATTACCGTGGACAAGGATAAGGTTACTGCACTGGAATAAAGGCCGCGTTTAATTGAGTAGGTTGGGACCTCCAGGATAATTGAATCAAAACCCTGGGTATCGTTGGCACGAAGCGGAGTCGGTTCTTTGAAATAAAACCAGTTATCGCTGCCATCCAGTTGACGGCCATAAGAAACGTCAGTGGCCATTTCACCCAAAGCAACGGAATCTGGTATTTCGCCGCCGGGTTTGGTTAAGTACAGGGTCTCACCTGATGCGTCTATCCTGAAATTGGTGTGGGTTCCGGCCCTGTCTTTACCCGATGCAAACACCAGTAAGAATTCGTTAGGAGCCAAATAAGTTTCAGTGAATACCCATTTATAGGGTAGTGTACTTTCATCGGAAAGGCCATAACCTGTTAAGTCAACCAGGAAACTTCCGCTGTTGTAGATTTCGATCCAATCCGAAGAATCGCCATCTTCATCTGTAATCGATGAAGTATTTGAAGACAGTACTTCGTTTATGACGATTGTTTGTGAAAGAAGCGGGACGGCGGACATCAAAAGTATTGTACAAAAGAAAAAAAATATTCGCATAAAATTATTCCTTGCTTGGTTTGAAATAGGTTACATCTGCATAAACGCCAGACTCGCACTGGTTAACAAAACCATATCGATGCAAAAAATTCATAAATCCGTTCTACAGGATATTGTTTCCGGAGCAGACTTTAGCTCCCCGACTGAGCTTATCCTTTCTATTTCATTGTATCGTCAAAAACAGTCCATTCCCTGATAGCTTTCTGAAGGTTTTACCTTAAATCAGAATTGAATTTGGTTCCGCTTTCATTTTATAGGTTGGGTTTTTGATTTTGTAAAAAAACAAGAGTAAAATAGGTATGATAATTCCTTTATGTGAATTTTCAAAAGAACGCCATAGATTTGTTTTGACAGTACATTATACTATTTCATATTGATAGCTTATCGATCTGACTAGTGAAAAGCAGAAAAAGCTTGTGGCTCGACTTGCAGATGGGTATAATTAATAAAAATAAATTTATGTTGATTAACCGGAAGAGAGTACCATGAAAATACTTACTTTTATTTCCTTTTTGTGTGTTTTTACATTTGCTTCATCGATAGCAGCTAAACAATCCGGGGATGATGAAAAAGCCGTTTCGGCAGTTTTAGACAATTTGCATGATGCTGCTTCGAAGGCCGATTACAAAAGATATTTTAACAATTATTCGACCCATGCGATCTTCTTTGGAACGGATATAACCGAACGATGGACTATCGACGAGTTCAAAACCTATACTAAAGCAAGATTTGAAAAGGGAAGCGGATGGACTTATAAGAAAACATCCCGGTATATCTATTTTTCAGCAGATAAAAAAACTGCCTGGTTCGATGAGTTATTAATGAATGAGAATTATGGCGAATGCAGAGGGACTGGGGTTCTGATTTTGGAAAATAATGCGTGGAAAGTAGTTCAATATCATTTAACTATTCCGATTCCTAATGCATTGGCGAGGGAAGTAGTTGCCATGATAAAGAAGCAAAAGGAAGAGTGAAGATTTTAAGTGATTTTAAAAGACAATTAATTTCCTCGAATTTTGAGGACCATATGCAATTTCATAGATGTGAATAATGCCAGCAAATGTTCATGAATTCCGATTATTTCCATCGTACGACTTTGTTTTTCTAATCGATGGTTCAAAAAAATAATCTTGCCTATACCTAAACTTGACATAACGGGACATTTCATCAAATCAACAATGACATCCTTTTCGGATTCGTCAAGGATCTTCTCAAAAGGATTCTTGAGAGATTCTGAATCTATCAGCCTAACAGCACCGATTATTTTTACAAGGATTTTAGATTCTAATTCTG encodes:
- a CDS encoding nuclear transport factor 2 family protein — protein: MKILTFISFLCVFTFASSIAAKQSGDDEKAVSAVLDNLHDAASKADYKRYFNNYSTHAIFFGTDITERWTIDEFKTYTKARFEKGSGWTYKKTSRYIYFSADKKTAWFDELLMNENYGECRGTGVLILENNAWKVVQYHLTIPIPNALAREVVAMIKKQKEE
- a CDS encoding STAS domain-containing protein → MEVSVSELESKILVKIIGAVRLIDSESLKNPFEKILDESEKDVIVDLMKCPVMSSLGIGKIIFLNHRLEKQSRTMEIIGIHEHLLALFTSMKLHMVLKIRGN